A genome region from Rattus norvegicus strain BN/NHsdMcwi chromosome 17, GRCr8, whole genome shotgun sequence includes the following:
- the Cdk20 gene encoding cyclin-dependent kinase 20, whose protein sequence is MDQYCILGRIGEGAHGIVFKAKHVETGEIVALKKVALRRLEDGIPNQALREIKALQEIEDSQYVVQLKAVFPHGAGFVLAFEFMLSDLAEVVRHAQRPLAPAQVKSYLQMLLKGVAFCHANNIVHRDLKPANLLISASGQLKIADFGLARVFSPDGGRLYTHQVATRWYRAPELLYGARQYDQGVDLWAVGCIMGELLNGSPLFPGENDIEQLCCVLRILGTPSPRVWPEITELPDYNKISFKEQAPVPLEEVLPDASHQALDLLGQFLLYPPRQRIAASQALLHQYFFTAPLPAHPSELPIPQRPGGPTPKAHPGPPHVHDFHVDRPLEESLLNPELIRPFIPEG, encoded by the exons ATGGATCAGTATTGCATCCTCGGTCGCATCGGGGAGGGCGCCCACGGCATCGTCTTTAAAGCCAAGCACGTAGAG ACTGGCGAGATCGTTGCCCTCAAGAAGGTGGCCCTGCGGCGGCTGGAGGATGGTATTCCTAACCAGGCCCTCAGGGAAATCAAGGCTCTGCAGGAGATCGAGGACAGTCAATAT GTGGTACAGCTGAAGGCTGTGTTCCCACATGGTGCAGGCTTTGTGCTGGCTTTCGAGTTTATGCTGTCGGACCTGGCGGAGGTGGTGCGCCATGCCCAGAGGCCACTAGCCCCAGCACAGGTTAAGAGCTACCTGCAGATGCTGCTCAAAGGTGTTGCATTTTGCCATGCCAACAACATCGTGCATCGG GACCTGAAGCCTGCCAACCTGCTCATCAGTGCCTCAGGCCAGCTCAAGATAGCTGACTTTGGACTGGCCCGGGTCTTCTCTCCAGATGGTGGTCGCCTCTACACACATCAGGTGGCCACCAG GTGGTaccgagctcctgagctcctgtaCGGTGCTCGGCAGTATGACCAGGGTGTTGACCTATG GGCTGTAGGCTGTATTATGGGAGAGCTGTTGAATGGATCCCCCCTATTCCCGGGAGAAAACGACATTGAACAACTGTGCTGTGTGCTTCGAATCCTGGGTACCCCGAGTCCTCGAGTCTGGCCG GAGATCACAGAGCTGCCTGACTACAACAAGATCTCCTTCAAGGAGCAGGCACCAGTGCCCCTGGAGGAGGTGCTGCCTGATGCCTCTCACCAGGCCCTGGACCTGCTGGGTCAGTTCCTCCTTTACCCTCCACGACAGCGTATTGCAGCCTCCCAG GCCCTTCTGCATCAGTATTTCTTCACAGCTCCTCTGCCTGCCCATCCGTCTGAGCTGCCAATTCCTCAGCGCCCAGGGGGACCCACACCCAAGGCTCATCCAGGGCCCCCCCATGTCCATGACTTCCATGTGGATCGTCCTCTTGAGGAGTCACTGTTGAATCCAGAACTGATCCGGCCCTTCATCCCAGAGGGCTGA